A stretch of the Cyprinus carpio isolate SPL01 chromosome B4, ASM1834038v1, whole genome shotgun sequence genome encodes the following:
- the LOC109049842 gene encoding C-type lectin domain family 4 member K-like has translation MYGIVNDSMNKGMIMDSEDRIERTVDIYISAEAVRDMKHKKDTEDFNTTKTQTPQHTGSDGVNIRSSKAAVVCLVLLCVFLLTAVIVLCVTFTQERQQIITKITNLAEERDQLLTNNKNLTQEREQLRTNNMNLTKERNQLLTNNMNLTKERNQLLNNNLNLTQEREQLLTNNMNLTQEREQLRTNNMNLTQERNQLLTNILNVTKERDQLKSEKNELQKLFAGGWKCHQSSLYFLSSETKSWSGSRKYCTDKKADLISINNQEEQDFVKNISGGKLVWIGLTDTDVEGTWKWVDRSNMTFRFWETGQQNNIEEDCALTRSTGWADFPCGNKYNWICEKSIFK, from the exons ATGTATGGAATTGTGAATGATAGTATGAATAAAGGTATGATAATGGACTCAGAAGACAGAATAGAAAGGACTGTTGATATCTACATCAGTGCAGAGGCTGTAAGAGACATGAAACATAAGAAAGACACAGAGGACTTCAACACAACAAAAACCCAAACACCTCAACACACAG GAAGTGATGGTGTGAATATCAGGAGCTCCAAAGCAGCTGTGGTGTGTTTggtgctgctgtgtgtttttctgctgaCCGCAGTCATAGTGCTGTGTGTTACCTTCACTCAGGAGAGACAACAGATAATAACTAAGATCACCAACCTCGCAGAGGAAAGAGACCAGCTACTAACCAACAACAAGAACCTCACACAAGAGAGAGAACAACTACGAACCAACAACATGAACCTCACAAAAGAGAGAAACCAGCTACTAACCAACAACATGAACCTCACAAAAGAGAGAAACCAGCTACTAAACAACAACCTGAACCTCACACAAGAGAGAGAACAACTACTAACCAACAACATGAACCTCACACAAGAGAGAGAACAACTACGAACCAACAACATGAACCTCACACAAGAGAGAAACCAGCTACTAACCAACATCCTGAACGTCACAAAAGAGAGAGACCAgttgaaatcagaaaaaaatgaacttcAGAAGCTTTTTGCGG GTGGATGGAAGTGCCATCAATCCAGTCTTTACTTCCTTTCCTCTGAGACGAAGAGCTGGTCTGGGAGCAGAAAATACTGTACAGACAAAAAAGCAGATCTGATCAGCATAAACAACCAAGAAGAAcaa GATtttgtgaagaacatttctgGTGGTAAACTTGTCTGGATTGGTCTGACTGACACTGATGTGGAGGGCACATGGAAATGGGTTGATCGCAGCAATATGACCTTTAG GTTCTGGGAGACTGGACAACAGAATAATATAGAGGAAGACTGTGCTCTAACTCGTTCAACAGGATGGGCTGATTTTCCATGTGGTAATAAGTATAATTGGATCTGTGAGAAGAGTATTTTTAAATGA